From Echeneis naucrates chromosome 7, fEcheNa1.1, whole genome shotgun sequence, one genomic window encodes:
- the LOC115045685 gene encoding cytochrome P450 3A27-like, with product MRYFPDFSIETWTIIVILVTLIAVYGYAPYGQFKKMGIKGPRPLPFIGTFLEYRKGIYNFDTECFQKYGKVWGLYDGRLPVLVFMDTDIIKTILVKECYSVFTNRRDLGLNGPLYDAVSIAEDEKWKRIRSVLSPSFTSGRLKEMYTIMLKHSSNLIKVLVKKAELDEVIEVKEVFGPYSMDVVTSTAFSVDIDSINNPSDPFVTNIKKMVKFNFFNPLLVLTILFPFLEPVFNKMNLSFFPAEVMDFFYSTLEKIKSDRKKNDRKNRVDFMQLMVDSQISENNNTDDNSQKGLTDHEILSQAMAFIFAGYETSSSTLCFLAYSLATNPHIQKTLQEEIDKTFPEKGQPTYEGLVQMEYLDMVMNESMRLYPIGNRLERIAKVSVEVNGVTIPKGTATVIPVYTLHRDPALWPEPEIFKPERFSKENKDNIDPYAFLPFGAGPRNCIGMRFALLMMKLAIVEVLQNFSIVTCKETDIPMVLANDGFTIPKNPIKLKLEPRASAADSN from the exons ATGCGCTACTTTCCCGACTTTTCCATCGAAACCTGGACCATTATAGTGATTCTTGTCACTCTGATCGCAGT GTATGGATATGCCCCATATGGCCAATTCAAGAAAATGGGCATCAAAGGACCCAGACCTTTGCCCTTTATAGGAACATTTTTGGAGTACAGAAAG GGCATCTATAATTTTGATACAGAATGCTTCCAGAAATATGGCAAAGTCTGGGG GTTGTACGATGGCAGGCTGCCTGTCCTAGTTTTTATGGACACGGATATTATCAAAACAATCTTGGTTAAGGAGTGTTATTCTGTCTTCACCAACAGAAGG GATCTGGGCCTGAATGGACCCTTATATGATGCTGTGTCCATAGCAGAAGACGAGAAATGGAAAAGGATCCGCAGTGTACTCTCTCCGTCATTCACAAGCGGACGACTGAAAGAG ATGTACACAATAATGTTGAAGCACTCGAGTAATCTAATTAAAGTCCTTGTAAAGAAAGCCGAGCTGGATGAGGTCATTGAGGTTAAAGA GGTATTTGGACCCTACAGCATGGATGTTGTGACCAGCACTGCTTTCAGCGTGGACATCGACTCCATCAACAATCCCTCTGATCCATTTGTAACAAACATTAAGAAAATGGTCAAGTTCAACTTCTTCAATCCTTTGTTAGTGTTAACAA tccTATTTCCGTTCTTGGAACCAGTTTTTAATAAGATGAATCTGTCTTTCTTCCCCGCTGAAGTGATGGATTTCTTCTACAGCACTCTAGAAAAGATCAAATCTGACCGGAAAAAGAACGACCGCAAA AACCGAGTGGatttcatgcagctgatggTCGACTCTCAGAtttcagagaacaacaacaCTGATGACAACTCCCAAAAAG GACTCACCGATCATGAGATCCTTTCTCAGGCCATGGCATTCATTTTTGCTGGATatgaaacaagcagcagcacactGTGCTTTTTAGCCTACAGCCTGGCCACCAACCCTCACATACAAAAGACACTCCAAGAGGAGATCGATAAAACCTTCCCAGAAAAG GGTCAGCCAACCTACGAAGGCCTGGTGCAGATGGAATACCTGGACATGGTGATGAATGAGAGTATGAGGTTGTATCCCATTGGTAATAGACTGGAGAGGATTGCCAAGGTTTCTGTTGAAGTGAATGGTGTGACCATCCCTAAGGGAACTGCCACTGTGATACCAGTTTACACGCTCCACCGTGACCCTGCTCTGTGGCCTGAGCCTGAAATTTTCAAACCTGAAAG gttcaGCAAAGAGAACAAAGACAACATCGATCCTTATGCCTTCCTGCCCTTTGGAGCTGGACCAAGAAACTGTATTGGCATGAGATTTGCTCTCCTGATGATGAAGCTAGCCATAGTGGAAGTCCTTCAGAACTTCAGCATTGTCACCTGCAAGGAGACCGAT ATTCCAATGGTGCTGGCAAATGATGGATTTACCATCCCCAAGAATCCCATCAAACTGAAGCTGGAGCCCAGAGCTAGTGCTGCAGATTCTAATTAA